A genome region from Nocardioides cynanchi includes the following:
- a CDS encoding gluconate 2-dehydrogenase subunit 3 family protein, giving the protein MSANSSHGSGGRFPGFDVLGQSKHWDPVTTGVVLSRTGMAPDIRFFDPGEQAVATALCDQLLDQGGDRDVPVVNLIDARLAEQRTDGWRYHDMPEDAQAWRDSLAALDADARAQFDTGFATCADDQQSALIEAVHVLGSQPWHGLCASHVWSLWTRYACTAFYSHPLAWNEIGFPGPAYPRGYKNPGLDSREPFEVRDAKPGDDPIRRRP; this is encoded by the coding sequence GTGAGCGCCAACTCGTCGCATGGATCCGGCGGCCGCTTCCCGGGCTTCGACGTCCTCGGCCAGAGCAAGCACTGGGACCCGGTGACCACCGGTGTGGTGCTGTCCCGGACCGGGATGGCGCCCGACATCCGGTTCTTCGATCCCGGCGAGCAGGCCGTGGCCACGGCGCTGTGCGACCAGCTGCTCGACCAAGGTGGCGATCGGGACGTCCCGGTCGTGAACCTGATCGATGCCCGACTGGCCGAGCAGCGGACCGACGGCTGGCGGTACCACGACATGCCCGAGGACGCCCAGGCCTGGCGCGACAGCCTGGCCGCGCTCGACGCCGACGCCAGGGCGCAGTTCGACACCGGGTTCGCGACCTGTGCCGACGACCAGCAGTCGGCCCTGATCGAAGCCGTCCACGTGCTCGGCAGCCAACCCTGGCACGGCCTCTGTGCCAGCCACGTGTGGAGCCTGTGGACGCGGTACGCGTGTACCGCGTTCTACTCCCATCCCTTGGCCTGGAACGAGATCGGCTTCCCCGGACCGGCCTATCCGCGCGGCTACAAAAACCCGGGCCTCGACTCGCGCGAACCGTTCGAGGTGCGCGACGCGAAGCCCGGCGACGATCCGATCCGGAGGCGGCCATGA
- a CDS encoding MarR family transcriptional regulator, with the protein MATTDGRASAGAVTAEQVDAIMLGVQALVGVAATSVAEVEDRVTLPQLRVLMLIASLGTMNLNALAQAMDIHPSNASRYCDRLMVGGLLRRTESSIDRRNLVLELTDEGRDLVAELIEHRRQAVRKVLEQVPESRRRGLVSAMRTFGQVAGEVAAGEAWRLGWHG; encoded by the coding sequence ATGGCGACAACGGATGGTCGGGCGAGTGCCGGTGCGGTCACTGCGGAGCAGGTGGACGCGATCATGCTGGGGGTACAGGCCCTCGTGGGAGTGGCGGCCACGTCGGTCGCCGAGGTCGAGGACCGCGTGACCCTGCCGCAGCTCCGGGTCCTCATGCTGATCGCCAGCCTCGGCACCATGAACCTGAACGCGTTGGCCCAGGCGATGGACATCCACCCCTCGAACGCGAGCAGGTACTGCGACCGCCTGATGGTGGGCGGCCTGCTCCGTCGCACCGAGTCCTCCATCGACCGTCGCAACCTGGTCCTCGAGCTCACCGACGAAGGGCGTGATCTGGTGGCCGAGCTCATCGAGCACCGCCGCCAGGCGGTCCGGAAGGTCCTCGAGCAGGTGCCCGAGAGCCGTCGCCGTGGCCTCGTCAGCGCCATGCGGACCTTCGGTCAGGTGGCGGGCGAGGTCGCGGCCGGCGAGGCGTGGAGACTCGGCTGGCACGGCTGA